The Streptomyces nitrosporeus genome includes a window with the following:
- a CDS encoding adenylosuccinate lyase, translating to MNDELTSLTDRLRTEAGGSPLFGRLLATEDDEELAGVLVADRQPLWAREIAAFRLGCLGDRRAFEALVLLLNHRDPERCGSAAHALLLLGDPRTPRAAAALAANTLRTAYALHPVRLLTALRAPESVPALVGTLHRLLVPGEPHWNVALACVEGLGTLGDGRARPVLKAALPHPRLGRAAAEALGRLPAG from the coding sequence GTGAACGATGAGCTGACCTCGCTGACCGACCGGCTCCGGACGGAGGCCGGGGGCTCCCCGCTCTTCGGCCGGCTGCTCGCCACCGAGGACGACGAGGAACTGGCCGGTGTCCTCGTCGCCGACCGCCAACCGCTCTGGGCCCGTGAGATCGCCGCCTTCCGGCTCGGCTGCCTGGGCGACCGCCGGGCCTTCGAGGCACTGGTCCTCCTGCTCAACCACCGCGACCCCGAACGCTGCGGCTCCGCGGCCCACGCCCTCCTGCTCCTGGGCGACCCCCGGACTCCCCGTGCCGCCGCGGCCCTTGCCGCCAACACCCTGCGCACCGCCTACGCCCTGCACCCCGTGCGACTGCTCACGGCACTGCGCGCGCCGGAATCCGTACCCGCGCTGGTCGGCACCCTGCACCGGCTGCTGGTGCCCGGCGAACCGCACTGGAACGTGGCGCTCGCCTGTGTGGAAGGGCTGGGCACCCTCGGCGACGGCAGGGCCCGCCCGGTCCTGAAGGCCGCCCTGCCGCATCCCCGGCTCGGCCGGGCGGCGGCCGAGGCACTGGGCAGGCTGCCGGCCGGCTGA